In Juglans microcarpa x Juglans regia isolate MS1-56 chromosome 4S, Jm3101_v1.0, whole genome shotgun sequence, a single window of DNA contains:
- the LOC121263164 gene encoding 60S ribosomal protein L21-1-like: MAAGNGLRSRIRDLLARPFRNSGVHEGIHHKFTRPHKIGDYVDIKVNGAVHEAMPQKFYDGRTGRVWKVTKRTIGVEINEQKWWYRFENSSSTRLAYGRADLEHRSSSGYGSIETQPISHHRGETRARRRKNEMVWHSGTQWKCRTKEYQLGFRSHPY, from the exons ATGGCGGCTGGTAACGGTCTTCGTTCTCGGATCAGAGATCTGCTTGCTAGGCCCTTCAGAAACAGCGGAGTCCATGAGGGCATACACCATAAGTTCACGAGGCCCCACAAGATCGGTGACTATGTGGACATCAAGGTGAACGGCGCCGTTCACGAAGCCATGCCCCAAAAGTTCTACGACGGCCGAACCGGTCGAGTCTGGAAAGTCACAAAGCGCACCATCGGCGTCGAGATCAATGAGCAG aaaTGGTGGTACAGGTTTGAAAACTCAAGTTCGACTAGATTGGCTTATGGTAGAGCCGACCTCGAGCATCGAAGCTCTTCTGGATACGGCTCGATTGAAACGCAACCCATTTCTCACCATCGAGGTGAAACGAGGgcgagaagaagaaagaatgaaatggtTTGGCATAGCGGTACCCAATGGAAATGCCGGACAAAGGAGTATCAGCTCGGTTTTAGATCGCACCCTTACTAA